Proteins from a genomic interval of Bradyrhizobium sp. CCGB01:
- a CDS encoding TonB-dependent receptor, giving the protein MRGVVLRVISAVASSTLCALPAAAHERGTGAPGELPPIAVAAPDDQHPKRHARKRPPKSGNSRNQTAARTDSPTGGSGATGAAATASPALQPTAASAVRISGAEVNAVPFSRPGEALEVVPGLIVTQHSGEGKANQYFLRGFNLDHGTDLAIKVDGMPVNMPTHGHGQGYADINFLIPELIQFVDVRKGPYFADQGDFASAGALAISYVNKLPNNIAEMTFGSFGYRRALAAGSNPVGGGTLLAAVEAVKYDGPWDVPDDVRKLNGVLRYSQGTATDGLTLTAMAYSNGWNSTDQVPQRAIDQGLITRLGSLDPSDGGTSSRFSLSGNWAQSSDYGQTNVSAYVVRSDLRLFNNFTYFLDNPVNGDQFSQLDGRTLGGVDARHTFDWRFAAFEMQTRVGMQGRYDDIHVGLFKTEQRTWLSTVRDDRVQEGNIGLWTDTTTHWNDWLHTTVGIREDFFAGHVFSDTPENSGNAQASMASPKAGIVLGPWFKTEFYGNAGYGLHSNDIRGATITVDPNDKVTPLDRVPLLVRSRGAELGIRTRPIEGLTSSLAIFVLDFDSELLFVGDAGTTEPSRPSRRVGVEWTNQYKPLPWMTVDLDVAQTHARFTDFDPAGARIPGAPAWVASSAITLGGDTGWFGALKARYFGPRPLIEDDSVRSRSSLIFNARAGYKFDNGLRVQLDVLNLFNAQTNQIEYYYLSRLPGEPIEGVADRHVHPAEPLAVRLTVAARF; this is encoded by the coding sequence GTGCGTGGGGTCGTGTTGCGGGTAATTTCCGCCGTCGCATCATCCACCCTGTGCGCACTTCCAGCAGCGGCTCACGAGCGCGGCACGGGCGCGCCCGGCGAGCTTCCGCCGATCGCCGTTGCGGCGCCGGACGATCAGCATCCCAAACGGCACGCCCGCAAACGACCGCCGAAAAGCGGGAATTCGCGCAACCAGACCGCCGCTCGCACGGACAGTCCGACCGGGGGCAGTGGTGCGACCGGTGCCGCGGCCACCGCGTCGCCCGCGTTGCAGCCGACCGCCGCCAGCGCAGTCCGCATCAGCGGCGCGGAAGTGAACGCGGTCCCGTTCTCGCGGCCCGGTGAGGCGCTGGAAGTGGTGCCGGGCCTGATCGTGACGCAGCACTCCGGCGAGGGCAAAGCCAATCAGTATTTCCTGCGCGGCTTCAATCTCGATCACGGCACTGATCTTGCGATCAAGGTCGACGGGATGCCCGTCAACATGCCGACCCATGGGCATGGGCAAGGCTACGCCGACATCAATTTCCTGATCCCCGAGCTGATCCAGTTTGTCGACGTCCGCAAGGGGCCGTATTTCGCCGACCAAGGCGACTTCGCGTCCGCTGGCGCCCTGGCGATCAGCTACGTCAACAAGCTGCCGAACAACATCGCGGAGATGACCTTTGGCAGCTTCGGCTATCGCCGCGCGTTGGCCGCGGGATCGAACCCGGTTGGCGGTGGCACGCTGCTGGCGGCGGTCGAGGCGGTCAAATATGATGGGCCATGGGACGTGCCGGACGATGTCCGCAAGCTCAACGGCGTCCTGCGCTACAGCCAGGGAACCGCGACCGACGGCCTGACGCTGACGGCGATGGCTTATTCCAACGGCTGGAACTCGACTGACCAGGTCCCGCAGCGTGCGATCGACCAGGGCTTGATCACCCGCCTCGGCTCGCTCGATCCGAGCGATGGCGGCACCTCCAGCCGTTTCAGCCTGTCGGGCAACTGGGCGCAATCGAGCGACTACGGACAGACCAATGTCAGCGCCTATGTGGTGCGTTCCGACCTCCGACTGTTCAACAATTTCACCTACTTTCTCGACAACCCTGTCAATGGCGACCAATTCAGCCAGCTCGACGGTCGTACTCTCGGCGGCGTCGACGCGCGGCATACGTTCGACTGGCGCTTTGCCGCTTTCGAAATGCAGACACGCGTCGGCATGCAGGGCCGCTATGACGACATCCATGTCGGCCTGTTCAAGACCGAGCAGCGGACATGGCTCTCGACCGTCCGCGATGACCGCGTGCAGGAGGGCAATATCGGCCTCTGGACCGATACGACCACGCACTGGAACGACTGGCTGCATACCACTGTCGGGATACGCGAGGATTTTTTCGCCGGACACGTCTTCAGCGATACGCCGGAGAATTCGGGCAACGCGCAGGCATCGATGGCGAGCCCGAAGGCCGGTATCGTGCTCGGCCCCTGGTTCAAGACCGAGTTCTACGGCAATGCCGGCTACGGCCTGCACAGTAACGATATACGCGGCGCGACGATCACGGTCGATCCCAATGACAAGGTAACCCCGCTTGACCGCGTGCCGCTGCTTGTGCGCTCTCGCGGCGCCGAGCTCGGCATCCGCACCAGGCCGATCGAGGGGCTCACCAGCTCGCTGGCAATATTCGTGCTCGACTTCGACTCGGAGCTGTTGTTCGTCGGGGACGCGGGCACGACGGAGCCGAGCCGGCCCAGCCGCCGTGTCGGCGTGGAGTGGACGAACCAGTACAAGCCGCTGCCGTGGATGACGGTCGATCTCGACGTCGCCCAGACCCACGCGCGCTTCACCGATTTCGACCCTGCCGGGGCCCGCATTCCCGGCGCGCCGGCGTGGGTTGCCAGCAGCGCGATCACGCTGGGCGGCGACACCGGCTGGTTCGGCGCGCTGAAGGCGCGCTATTTCGGTCCGCGTCCTCTCATTGAAGACGACAGCGTCCGCTCGCGGTCGTCGCTGATCTTCAACGCGCGCGCCGGGTACAAGTTCGACAATGGCCTGCGGGTGCAGCTCGACGTGCTCAACCTCTTCAACGCCCAGACCAACCAGATCGAATATTATTATCTGTCGCGACTGCCGGGAGAGCCCATCGAGGGCGTTGCCGATCGCCACGTCCATCCGGCCGAGCCCCTCGCGGTGCGGCTGACCGTGGCGGCGAGATTCTGA
- a CDS encoding general secretion pathway protein GspN, which yields MTRDMRGQHKGTRQILARSTLVIALLLGVSASALPADFSDIDVPGFTESGSSRPFSESPATLAPADRAPSRSPVKREAMRGNPLWAVPLAALSDTNERPIFSASRRPSPPPVLSVPALKASSMPPSPPPVELRLVLVGTVVGSDQSVGIFVDETSKATVRLKLDEDYQGWRLGSVNHREVTMVRDERTETLTFPKAGGVTSAAGTAVAESAVKRGSSHTAQYD from the coding sequence ATGACGAGGGACATGAGAGGGCAGCACAAGGGGACGCGGCAGATATTGGCGCGGTCTACGCTCGTGATAGCGCTTCTGCTCGGCGTTTCCGCCTCGGCGCTTCCCGCGGATTTCTCGGACATTGATGTCCCAGGCTTCACCGAATCGGGGTCCAGCCGTCCATTTTCGGAGTCTCCCGCGACGTTGGCTCCGGCGGATCGGGCGCCATCGCGCTCTCCCGTCAAGCGCGAGGCGATGCGCGGCAATCCGCTCTGGGCAGTCCCGCTTGCGGCACTGTCGGACACGAACGAAAGGCCGATCTTCTCGGCCTCGCGGCGGCCGTCGCCGCCACCAGTGCTTTCGGTGCCAGCGTTGAAAGCCTCGTCAATGCCGCCGAGCCCGCCGCCGGTAGAGCTGCGGCTCGTGTTGGTCGGGACCGTTGTCGGCAGCGATCAGAGTGTTGGAATTTTTGTCGACGAGACAAGCAAGGCTACGGTGCGCCTGAAGCTCGACGAAGATTATCAAGGCTGGAGACTCGGCTCTGTAAATCACCGCGAGGTGACGATGGTGCGTGATGAGCGGACCGAGACGCTGACATTCCCGAAAGCAGGCGGAGTCACGTCCGCGGCAGGAACGGCGGTTGCGGAAAGTGCGGTGAAGCGAGGCAGCTCACACACGGCTCAGTACGACTAA
- a CDS encoding AraC family transcriptional regulator, with amino-acid sequence MDDPIQHEPLAALLVDPNARHRDTGVTERRRADVEMARVLKTAPLQMASDPSSGVIAHWKHGALHDVVEPMTDHVIMTYPTGVQRLERRSGKSVAIGTARAGVVTIIPAGSSARWDIPGFVDVIQLYLPHTALERVVREANAPALGDLLERTGHPDPVVSGLLMSAADVLEGNAALDLLFRQQLTDVLATRILAEHTGVPSTFEPIMGGLSAHVLRRAIERLRSDSDADVSLTALASDAGLSRFHFCRAFKESTGLSPHAWLRQQRLDQAMNMLRDTDAPIVSVAAQLGYASQNAFAAAFKKLTGETPSDWRRRMR; translated from the coding sequence ATGGACGATCCAATCCAGCACGAGCCTTTGGCGGCCTTGCTCGTCGATCCCAACGCGCGACATCGCGATACGGGGGTCACCGAGCGGCGCCGTGCCGACGTGGAGATGGCGCGCGTCCTCAAGACCGCACCGCTCCAAATGGCTTCGGACCCTTCCAGCGGCGTCATCGCGCACTGGAAGCACGGCGCGCTGCATGACGTTGTCGAACCCATGACAGACCACGTCATCATGACCTACCCCACAGGCGTTCAGCGCCTGGAGCGCCGCTCCGGGAAATCGGTCGCGATCGGAACGGCCCGCGCCGGGGTCGTGACGATCATTCCGGCCGGCTCAAGCGCAAGATGGGATATCCCCGGCTTCGTGGACGTCATCCAACTCTACCTTCCGCATACGGCGCTCGAACGTGTCGTGCGCGAAGCCAACGCGCCCGCCCTCGGCGATCTCCTGGAACGAACGGGTCATCCCGACCCTGTCGTGTCCGGGCTGCTGATGAGTGCAGCGGATGTGCTGGAAGGCAATGCCGCGCTGGATCTCCTGTTCAGGCAGCAACTGACGGATGTCCTGGCCACACGTATCCTGGCCGAGCACACCGGCGTGCCATCGACGTTCGAGCCGATCATGGGTGGCCTGTCCGCCCATGTTCTGCGACGCGCGATCGAACGCCTGCGCTCGGACAGCGATGCTGACGTGTCGCTCACGGCGCTCGCATCGGATGCCGGGCTCTCGCGCTTCCACTTCTGCCGCGCCTTTAAGGAGAGTACCGGGCTTTCGCCCCATGCCTGGCTGCGCCAGCAGCGGCTCGATCAGGCCATGAATATGCTGCGCGATACCGATGCGCCGATCGTGTCGGTGGCCGCACAGCTTGGCTACGCCTCACAAAATGCGTTCGCCGCGGCGTTCAAGAAACTGACCGGCGAAACGCCGAGCGATTGGCGACGGCGCATGCGGTAG
- a CDS encoding AraC family transcriptional regulator: MSTPTADTLDALPVEPGTRENDVPPADRRAADEEMTRVLHTAPLHMALDASGAGIAHWQHEPLHDVVEPMSHHVIMAYNGTVQRMERRSGSSVVKGTFRPGVVIIIPEGSSSRWDIPKPVDVVQLYLPHATLRRVADEAGTRNPADLLERTAHPDPITSRLLLSAAGVLEGNRALDALFRHQLTDLLATRLLAAHTSSPTAFQLTTGGLSPKVLLRAIERLRSDSDADVSLDALASDAGLSRFHFCRAFKESTGLSPLAWLRQHRLEQAMNMLRDTDASVVSVAMELGYASQTAFAAAFKRSTGDTPSDWRRRVR; this comes from the coding sequence ATGAGCACGCCGACGGCCGACACCCTGGACGCTCTGCCGGTCGAACCCGGGACGCGCGAGAACGACGTGCCGCCCGCCGACCGGCGCGCTGCCGACGAGGAGATGACGCGCGTCCTCCACACCGCGCCACTTCACATGGCATTGGACGCCTCCGGCGCCGGGATCGCCCACTGGCAACATGAGCCGCTGCACGACGTCGTCGAGCCAATGAGCCACCATGTCATCATGGCCTACAACGGTACGGTGCAGCGCATGGAGCGGCGGTCGGGAAGCTCGGTCGTCAAGGGAACGTTCCGTCCCGGGGTCGTGATCATTATTCCGGAGGGCTCGAGCTCACGGTGGGACATTCCGAAGCCTGTTGACGTCGTCCAGCTCTATCTTCCTCACGCCACGTTGCGGCGCGTTGCCGACGAGGCCGGGACCCGCAACCCGGCCGATCTCCTGGAGCGAACTGCGCATCCCGATCCCATCACGTCCCGATTGCTCCTGAGCGCGGCCGGCGTGCTGGAGGGCAATCGGGCCCTCGACGCGCTGTTCAGGCATCAGCTGACGGATCTCCTGGCCACGCGCCTCCTGGCCGCGCATACCAGCTCGCCAACGGCGTTCCAACTGACAACGGGCGGGCTTTCACCGAAAGTCCTGCTTCGCGCCATCGAACGCTTGCGTTCAGACAGCGATGCGGACGTCTCCCTCGATGCCCTCGCCTCGGATGCGGGCCTGTCGCGCTTCCACTTCTGCCGCGCCTTCAAGGAGAGCACCGGGCTTTCGCCCCTCGCCTGGTTGCGGCAACACCGGCTCGAGCAGGCGATGAACATGCTGCGCGACACCGACGCGTCGGTCGTGTCGGTGGCGATGGAGCTTGGCTATGCCTCCCAGACGGCCTTCGCTGCGGCGTTCAAGCGATCGACCGGGGACACGCCGAGCGATTGGCGGCGGCGCGTGCGCTAG
- a CDS encoding helix-turn-helix domain-containing protein, whose protein sequence is MAHAGTFGQRIGRQLHLRDAPPSLVTRSLRGIELSVTETQDDNPVPGRSGSVADEAYIVSLKLHNYPDCELWDHGKCVMKADVRAGTTYLYDLRSDPGFIIDKPFHSLQFYLPRSALAGIARESRTQRVGDLACQFGYGHDDKIMRHVGASLLEALSCPSEANQLFIDHMMLAFTAHIAGAYGGLQSSAGPARGGLAPWQVKRACERLDANLGRTLSLQQIAAEFDLSVSYFSRAFRISTGLPPHQWLLRQRVKTAKQLMAVRDLPLSEIAISAGFANQSHLTRVFSALVGMSPAAWRRESLGFSEEDI, encoded by the coding sequence ATGGCGCATGCCGGCACCTTCGGACAGCGGATAGGGCGGCAGTTGCACCTGAGAGATGCACCGCCCTCGCTGGTCACGCGTTCACTGCGCGGCATCGAACTGTCGGTCACCGAGACCCAGGATGACAACCCCGTGCCAGGCCGTTCCGGCTCGGTGGCCGATGAGGCTTATATCGTCAGCCTGAAGCTTCACAACTACCCGGACTGCGAACTCTGGGATCACGGCAAGTGCGTCATGAAGGCGGATGTCAGAGCCGGCACGACGTATCTATACGACCTCAGGAGCGATCCGGGCTTTATCATCGACAAGCCGTTCCATTCCCTCCAGTTTTATCTTCCGCGTTCGGCGCTTGCCGGTATCGCCAGGGAATCACGTACCCAACGTGTTGGCGACCTCGCCTGTCAGTTCGGTTACGGCCATGACGACAAGATCATGCGTCATGTTGGAGCATCTCTGTTGGAAGCACTGAGCTGTCCGTCCGAAGCCAACCAGCTTTTCATCGATCACATGATGCTCGCGTTCACCGCGCATATCGCAGGGGCCTATGGTGGGCTACAGAGCAGTGCCGGACCGGCGCGCGGCGGTCTCGCCCCGTGGCAGGTGAAGCGAGCCTGTGAAAGGCTCGACGCGAATCTCGGCAGGACGCTTTCATTGCAACAGATCGCGGCTGAGTTTGATCTCTCGGTCAGCTATTTTTCACGCGCATTTCGCATCTCGACCGGCCTGCCGCCGCACCAATGGCTGCTGCGGCAGCGCGTGAAGACGGCCAAGCAGTTGATGGCAGTGCGCGACTTGCCGCTGTCTGAAATCGCGATCTCGGCCGGGTTCGCCAATCAAAGCCATTTGACGAGGGTGTTTTCGGCCTTGGTCGGCATGAGCCCGGCGGCATGGCGCCGTGAATCGCTAGGCTTCTCCGAAGAGGACATTTGA
- a CDS encoding AraC family transcriptional regulator: MKSTGFYGQAVTQYLHLEHQPSSLITRSLRNAEIAVTEVLDDTSGEMDLQDAYVVGLKLYDYPNAERWERGKPAAKTDIRAGATHLYDMKKNPRFIINQPLHFLNFYLPRSALDGIAEQAGAPRVGELPSQLGGGHDDAVVRHIGGALLPALRRPAETNHLFIDHMMLAFTTHIAQTYGGLRWGVRVPRGGLAPWQVKRACERLDSDLGGTLSLQQVAAEFGLSVSYFSRAFRTSTGLPPHQWLLRQRVKAAQQLMTVPDLSLAEIALSAGFANQSHFTRVFSAAVGVSPAAWRRELLGLGENET, from the coding sequence ATGAAGTCGACGGGGTTCTACGGTCAGGCTGTGACCCAATACTTGCATCTGGAGCATCAACCGTCCTCGTTGATCACGCGTTCGCTTCGCAATGCCGAGATCGCGGTTACTGAGGTCCTGGATGATACTTCGGGCGAGATGGATCTTCAGGATGCCTATGTTGTCGGCCTGAAACTTTACGATTACCCCAACGCCGAGCGCTGGGAGCGCGGCAAGCCTGCCGCCAAGACCGATATTCGTGCGGGCGCAACACACCTGTACGACATGAAGAAAAATCCGCGATTCATCATCAACCAGCCGTTACATTTCCTTAATTTCTATCTTCCGCGCTCGGCGCTCGACGGCATCGCTGAGCAGGCCGGCGCACCGCGCGTGGGTGAGCTCCCGTCCCAGCTCGGCGGCGGCCATGACGACGCAGTCGTCCGTCATATCGGTGGGGCGCTCCTGCCAGCGCTGCGTCGGCCGGCTGAGACCAACCATCTCTTCATCGATCACATGATGCTCGCATTTACCACGCACATCGCGCAGACCTATGGCGGGCTGAGGTGGGGCGTCAGAGTGCCCAGGGGCGGTCTCGCCCCATGGCAGGTGAAGCGCGCCTGCGAAAGGCTCGACTCCGACCTCGGCGGGACGCTTTCGCTGCAGCAGGTCGCGGCCGAGTTCGGTCTGTCGGTCAGTTATTTTTCGCGTGCATTTCGCACCTCCACCGGCCTGCCGCCGCACCAATGGCTGCTGCGGCAGCGCGTCAAGGCGGCCCAGCAATTGATGACCGTGCCCGATCTGTCACTGGCCGAGATCGCACTGTCGGCCGGGTTTGCCAATCAAAGCCACTTTACGCGGGTGTTCTCGGCGGCAGTCGGCGTGAGCCCGGCGGCATGGCGACGTGAATTGTTGGGCCTCGGTGAGAACGAGACGTGA
- a CDS encoding catalase family peroxidase — protein sequence MQEPPTSRFPSATLAAIVDALRAVAGDPPKTRASFARGSCVRGTYVPSDRAEEITRSRSFTRPSRVLARFSVGGSNPNVADGDKLVLRGLSFRLGDSRHRSDVLAQSAPVHFAKTLDQMLAFLKARIPRPDGGQDMERVKAFSAANPETLHQASYIAAHPLPRSFAGTTYWAVHSFPATNSTGETRFIKFKIAPVGAEVTPTESEAAAKSAGFLHDDLEHRVTSGDVRFSVMALLDRPGDPTMDVTIRWPDEDNREQVRLGTIVITGLEPDETCDAGIFDPANLAEGMAHPPDEIFAARSAAYAISLAKRR from the coding sequence ATCCAGGAGCCCCCAACGTCCCGATTTCCGTCCGCAACCCTCGCGGCGATCGTCGACGCCCTGAGAGCGGTGGCCGGTGATCCGCCAAAGACCCGCGCCAGCTTTGCCAGGGGCAGTTGCGTCCGCGGCACCTATGTCCCGTCGGATCGGGCGGAGGAAATTACGAGATCCCGGAGCTTCACGAGACCATCGCGCGTGCTGGCGCGCTTCTCGGTCGGTGGCAGCAATCCCAATGTCGCGGATGGCGACAAGCTCGTGCTGCGCGGCTTGAGCTTCAGGCTCGGGGACAGCCGCCACCGCTCGGACGTTCTCGCGCAAAGTGCTCCCGTGCATTTTGCGAAGACGCTCGACCAGATGCTGGCTTTCCTCAAGGCGCGCATTCCGAGACCAGACGGCGGTCAGGACATGGAGAGGGTCAAGGCATTCTCCGCCGCCAACCCCGAAACGCTGCATCAGGCCAGTTACATCGCCGCGCACCCCCTGCCCCGGAGTTTTGCCGGCACGACCTACTGGGCCGTGCATTCATTTCCCGCCACGAATTCGACGGGCGAAACACGGTTCATCAAGTTCAAGATCGCCCCCGTCGGCGCAGAGGTCACGCCGACGGAAAGCGAAGCCGCGGCGAAGTCCGCCGGCTTCCTGCACGACGATCTCGAACATCGGGTCACCAGCGGCGACGTCCGCTTCAGCGTGATGGCGCTGCTTGATCGTCCCGGCGATCCCACCATGGACGTGACCATCCGATGGCCCGACGAGGATAATCGCGAACAAGTTCGGCTGGGAACGATCGTGATCACCGGCCTCGAGCCAGACGAAACATGCGACGCCGGTATCTTCGATCCGGCAAATCTCGCCGAAGGCATGGCCCATCCGCCCGACGAGATCTTCGCCGCGCGCAGCGCCGCCTATGCCATCTCGCTGGCGAAGCGTCGTTGA
- a CDS encoding flavin reductase family protein — protein MSQMTCIRSVEAEEFRLAMRNLASGVAIVTTGSETTRRGLTVSSVTSLCMEPPCLLVGVNSSSETHAAILANGRFGVSLLGRGQEDLALRFAGGAKGIDRFATAPWEQGVLDVPLLEPAIGGLECVLHHHQMVGTHGLFIGRIVATRGGNGDPLVNFQGALRALPQA, from the coding sequence ATGTCTCAAATGACCTGTATCCGGTCGGTCGAAGCCGAGGAGTTTCGGCTGGCCATGCGCAACCTCGCGAGCGGTGTCGCGATCGTGACGACGGGATCGGAGACCACACGGCGCGGGCTGACGGTCAGCTCCGTCACCTCGCTGTGCATGGAGCCGCCCTGTCTGCTCGTCGGTGTCAATTCAAGCTCCGAAACGCATGCCGCGATCCTCGCCAATGGCCGCTTCGGGGTCAGCCTGCTCGGCCGGGGTCAGGAGGATCTAGCCCTGCGTTTCGCCGGCGGTGCGAAGGGCATCGACCGGTTCGCGACGGCCCCATGGGAGCAAGGCGTGCTCGACGTGCCCTTGCTCGAACCGGCGATCGGCGGATTGGAGTGCGTGCTGCACCATCACCAGATGGTCGGCACGCACGGTCTCTTCATCGGCAGGATCGTGGCCACCCGCGGCGGCAACGGCGATCCCTTGGTCAATTTCCAGGGGGCGCTGCGCGCGCTGCCGCAAGCATAG
- a CDS encoding LLM class flavin-dependent oxidoreductase, which yields MEFGVFILAQQRGYHQTSQQVINNAVEQTVAAEHAGFDTAWYAEHHFNNYSLCPSPLMMVAHCAGLTRRIRLGTAVCVLPLYNPARLLGEIGFADTVSNGRLDLGIGSGYQKFEFDRFGVDLDHSHALFAEFYDVLQAGMRERIFSYSGEHLKMPPTAIAVRTVQTPTPPIWVTSGHGETLGRAIRDNHNLFVTALLNGLDAIKALRERLEGIAAKEGRSIDDTRFGFLRCAYASDNDSEIQSYLDSARFQRRLSESLKFRRAQSDDGYLIKEEAGPNDMSLETMRNNLPVGSVNQVIDRMLEEISILKPTHIALQTQLGDFDQRTMLRQIELWGSKIIPAIRKELKSGRGKVAGEAVSA from the coding sequence ATGGAATTCGGCGTATTCATTCTGGCGCAGCAGCGCGGCTATCATCAAACCTCGCAGCAGGTCATCAACAACGCCGTCGAGCAGACGGTCGCTGCCGAGCACGCCGGCTTCGATACGGCCTGGTACGCCGAGCACCATTTCAACAATTACAGCCTGTGCCCTTCGCCGCTGATGATGGTGGCGCATTGCGCCGGCCTGACCAGGCGGATCCGCCTCGGCACCGCCGTCTGCGTGCTGCCGCTGTACAATCCGGCGCGACTGCTCGGCGAGATCGGCTTCGCCGACACGGTCTCGAACGGCCGCCTCGATCTCGGCATCGGCTCGGGTTACCAGAAGTTCGAATTCGACCGTTTCGGCGTCGACCTCGACCATTCGCATGCATTGTTCGCCGAATTCTACGACGTGCTCCAGGCCGGCATGCGCGAGCGCATCTTCTCCTATTCCGGCGAGCACCTGAAAATGCCGCCGACCGCCATCGCCGTGCGCACCGTGCAGACGCCGACACCACCGATCTGGGTCACGTCGGGCCACGGCGAGACGCTTGGCCGCGCCATTCGCGACAACCACAATTTGTTCGTTACTGCGTTGCTGAACGGGCTCGACGCCATCAAGGCCCTCCGTGAACGCCTCGAGGGAATCGCAGCCAAGGAAGGCCGCTCCATCGATGACACCCGTTTCGGCTTCCTGCGCTGCGCCTATGCCAGCGACAACGACAGCGAGATCCAGTCGTATCTTGACAGTGCCCGCTTCCAGCGCCGGCTCTCCGAAAGCCTGAAGTTCCGGCGCGCGCAGAGCGACGACGGCTATCTGATCAAGGAAGAAGCCGGCCCGAACGACATGAGCCTGGAGACGATGCGAAACAACCTGCCCGTCGGCAGCGTCAACCAGGTGATCGACCGCATGCTGGAAGAGATCAGCATTCTCAAGCCGACCCACATCGCGCTTCAGACCCAGCTCGGCGATTTCGATCAACGCACGATGCTGCGGCAAATCGAGCTGTGGGGCAGCAAGATCATTCCTGCGATCCGGAAGGAGCTGAAATCCGGACGCGGCAAGGTCGCGGGCGAAGCGGTTTCGGCGTAA
- a CDS encoding LysR family transcriptional regulator has protein sequence MNRLQAMELFVSAVREGSFSAAGRRVGLSPASVSRYVGELEAQLGVQLLNRSTRHLGLTDAGKIFFQRTEQVLHGIEDAEAAALALQTAPRGTLRVHSRTLFGIKVLSPLMPGFQKLYPELKVELRLSERHAQLREDEFDVDFQIQAPKDPGLMQRRLLRSERILVASPDYVGRMPKLREPEDITRHNCLTYWMGPDDVVWKFMRRNRLREIVVPASLSSNNGVVLCDLAVAGHGIALLDDYTVAEELKSRRLVRLLPGFRVTNSTFDEGIYAAFLQSSYLPEKIRVFVDYMAENVPKQIKKSAN, from the coding sequence ATGAATCGCCTCCAGGCCATGGAATTGTTCGTCAGCGCCGTCCGCGAGGGCAGTTTTTCGGCGGCCGGGCGCCGCGTCGGGCTCTCGCCGGCGTCGGTGTCGCGCTATGTCGGCGAGCTCGAAGCGCAGCTCGGCGTGCAGCTTTTGAACCGCAGCACGCGCCATCTCGGCTTGACCGACGCCGGCAAGATCTTCTTCCAGCGGACCGAGCAGGTGCTGCACGGCATCGAGGATGCCGAAGCCGCCGCGCTGGCGCTCCAGACCGCGCCGCGCGGAACGCTGCGCGTGCATTCCCGCACGCTGTTCGGCATCAAGGTGCTCTCGCCCCTGATGCCGGGCTTTCAGAAGCTCTATCCGGAGCTGAAGGTGGAGCTGCGCCTGTCCGAGCGGCACGCCCAGCTCCGCGAGGACGAGTTCGACGTCGATTTCCAGATCCAGGCGCCGAAGGATCCCGGCCTGATGCAGCGAAGGCTGCTGCGGAGCGAACGAATCCTCGTTGCGTCGCCGGACTATGTCGGCCGGATGCCGAAGCTGCGCGAGCCCGAGGATATCACCCGCCACAACTGCCTGACCTATTGGATGGGACCGGACGACGTGGTCTGGAAGTTCATGCGCAGGAACAGGCTGCGCGAGATCGTGGTGCCGGCGTCCCTCAGCAGCAACAACGGTGTTGTGCTGTGCGACCTTGCCGTCGCCGGGCACGGCATCGCGCTGCTCGATGACTACACGGTGGCGGAGGAATTGAAGAGCAGGCGCCTCGTCCGCCTGCTGCCCGGATTCCGCGTGACGAATTCCACCTTCGACGAAGGGATCTACGCGGCCTTTCTTCAGAGCAGTTATCTGCCGGAGAAGATCAGGGTCTTCGTGGACTACATGGCAGAGAACGTGCCCAAGCAGATCAAGAAATCGGCGAACTAA